One region of Oreochromis aureus strain Israel breed Guangdong linkage group 19, ZZ_aureus, whole genome shotgun sequence genomic DNA includes:
- the calm1a gene encoding calmodulin-1a, with protein sequence MADQLTEEQIAEFKEAFSLFDKDGDGTITTKELGTVMRSLGQNPTEAELQDMINEVDADGNGTIDFPEFLTMMARKMKDTDSEEEIREAFRVFDKDGNGYISAAELRHVMTNLGEKLTDEEVDEMIREADIDGDGQVNYEEFVQMMTAK encoded by the exons ATG gctGACCAACTAACAGAAGAGCAGATTGCTG AGTTCAAGGAGGCCTTCTCCCTGTTCGATAAAGACGGAGATGGGACCATCACCACAAAGGAGCTGGGCACTGTCATGAGGTCACTGGGTCAAAACCCAACCGAGGCAGAACTCCAGGACATGATTAACGAGGTGGATGCTGATG GCAACGGGACCATCGACTTCCCCGAGTTCCTGACAATGATGGCGAGGAAGATGAAGGACACTGACAGTGAGGAGGAGATCAGGGAGGCATTCAGAGTCTTTGATAAG GATGGAAACGGGTACATTAGTGCAGCAGAGCTGCGTCATGTGATGACTAACCTGGGAGAGAAGCTGACAGACGAGGAAGTAGACGAGATGATCAGGGAAGCAGACATTGACGGGGATGGACAGGTCAACTACGAAG AATTTGTCCAGATGATGACCGCCAAGTGA